Proteins found in one Paenibacillus borealis genomic segment:
- a CDS encoding PucR family transcriptional regulator, with the protein MGSNVITGLNCSDILLIPDLKEAVVLAGAGGLGRYINRVNVMEVPDVIDWVRPGEFLITSGFPFHGQPELITEIIPQLNQKGVSALGIKTKRYIDEIPARALELADQLDFPIFELPAAISFSDVVRDIMERVLVQEARELSQLQSRFQKLSKQLLHGDGIEDFLLTLDGMLHNPVVLLDDTDQVLCSPQAEALELAEQLPLWMQLRQEGSLGITFLTVGERRIRAYVSSVHDKGVDQCLLVLLEWNRELAVVDQLTIDRVGVLVGLEMINAGARREVELKYVDQFLQDWISGRIAAAEDLKLRAEACGCPLPERPLRAVTVGWLEEKPELKQLQQAVKRVRARGDLQHVKLTILEGELVLTVPEQPDIPLEETLGRLLAEMNRVFAKQSCAFCIGDLAEGPDQVRFSYESARKIARIREVSGYSGAYVDYRKLGVFRLLYHLPELAEISGYRDQYIVPLLEYDSKHGVSLVQTLQLYFKCNRNIKRTSAELFTHYNTVTYRIERACELLGLSQNDGDDMLELQLALKLHEMSSGRRMRTDSQDSQRRR; encoded by the coding sequence ATGGGCAGCAATGTAATCACCGGATTGAACTGCAGCGATATTCTGCTGATTCCCGATCTGAAGGAAGCGGTGGTCCTGGCGGGAGCCGGAGGCCTTGGGCGTTATATCAACCGTGTCAATGTGATGGAGGTTCCCGATGTGATTGACTGGGTCCGTCCGGGAGAATTTCTGATTACCAGCGGATTCCCCTTTCACGGCCAGCCGGAGCTCATCACCGAGATTATTCCCCAGCTGAACCAGAAGGGCGTATCCGCGCTTGGGATCAAGACAAAGCGTTATATCGACGAAATTCCGGCACGGGCGCTGGAGCTGGCGGATCAGCTTGATTTCCCGATCTTCGAGCTGCCGGCGGCTATCTCCTTCTCCGACGTTGTACGTGACATTATGGAACGGGTGCTTGTGCAGGAGGCCAGGGAGCTCTCCCAGCTGCAGAGCCGCTTCCAGAAGCTGTCCAAGCAGCTTCTGCATGGCGACGGCATCGAGGATTTCCTGCTGACGCTGGATGGTATGCTGCATAATCCGGTTGTGCTGCTGGATGATACCGATCAGGTCCTCTGTTCCCCGCAGGCAGAGGCGCTGGAGCTGGCAGAGCAGCTTCCGTTATGGATGCAGCTGCGCCAGGAGGGCAGTCTCGGGATTACCTTCCTGACGGTGGGAGAGCGGCGGATCCGCGCCTATGTATCGTCCGTCCATGACAAGGGAGTGGATCAATGCCTGCTGGTGCTGCTGGAGTGGAACCGCGAGCTGGCGGTTGTAGATCAGTTAACCATTGACCGGGTGGGGGTACTGGTCGGGCTGGAGATGATCAATGCCGGTGCCCGCCGGGAGGTTGAACTGAAGTATGTGGACCAGTTCCTGCAGGACTGGATCAGCGGGCGGATTGCCGCAGCCGAGGATTTGAAGCTGCGGGCCGAGGCCTGCGGCTGCCCGCTTCCTGAGCGCCCGCTGCGCGCCGTAACCGTCGGCTGGCTGGAGGAGAAGCCGGAGCTTAAGCAGCTGCAGCAGGCGGTGAAGCGTGTGCGGGCCCGGGGGGATCTTCAGCATGTGAAGCTTACGATCCTTGAAGGAGAATTGGTTCTGACGGTTCCGGAGCAACCGGATATTCCATTGGAGGAAACCCTGGGACGACTGCTGGCTGAGATGAACCGGGTGTTTGCCAAGCAGAGCTGCGCCTTCTGCATCGGAGATCTTGCGGAAGGTCCCGACCAGGTGCGCTTCAGCTATGAGTCCGCCCGCAAAATCGCCCGTATCCGCGAGGTCAGCGGTTACAGCGGGGCTTATGTGGATTACCGGAAGCTGGGTGTCTTCCGGCTGCTGTACCATTTGCCGGAGCTTGCGGAGATCAGCGGGTACAGGGACCAGTACATCGTTCCGCTGCTGGAGTATGACAGCAAGCATGGCGTGTCCCTCGTGCAGACGCTCCAGCTGTATTTCAAGTGCAACCGCAACATCAAACGGACCTCAGCCGAGCTGTTCACCCATTATAATACGGTCACTTACCGGATAGAACGGGCCTGTGAGCTGCTGGGACTCAGCCAGAATGACGGTGACGATATGCTGGAGCTGCAGCTTGCGCTTAAGCTGCACGAGATGAGCAGCGGCCGCAGGATGCGTACGGATTCGCAGGATTCGCAGAGAAGGAGATGA
- a CDS encoding FUSC family protein, whose protein sequence is MNEGLQDRLEKFGLSLYMIRVTLAASLSWLAVHSLYGDRYLYFAPLAAILITQSSVKASLEKGAYRLLGIVLGGIASLVVGRFFDVGALSILLMLLLGIGVATACRINIQAVSQVGVTSVLALTFYHDGYIVWRVAETLIGVLIALIINMIIVPPKSFVKVKDLALKGSLTLSDALTGLTSGGRDAAQALTALKLSGELLGKSTQLQKELHFTLSHYQCRKELGTLSQATSHLSRVHSYVKGIAEEISLLPAHYAAADWMTEVVTATADCIALYGTRTLSDAECGRSLPESLRRARDVQLAWFSELQGQCPLAAFRDLGAVFSHLNRILEEIERADYAAISAAAQPAKATPARAIRFIQKGLSHKL, encoded by the coding sequence ATGAACGAGGGGTTACAAGACCGCCTTGAGAAGTTCGGATTATCCCTTTATATGATACGTGTTACCCTTGCTGCATCACTATCCTGGCTCGCGGTACACAGCCTGTATGGCGACCGTTATCTGTACTTTGCGCCGCTTGCGGCGATTCTTATCACCCAGAGCAGTGTCAAAGCCTCCCTTGAAAAAGGGGCATACCGGCTGCTCGGTATTGTGCTAGGCGGAATCGCCAGCCTGGTCGTGGGCCGCTTCTTCGATGTTGGTGCGCTCTCGATCCTGCTGATGCTGCTGCTCGGCATAGGCGTAGCCACCGCCTGCCGGATTAATATCCAGGCCGTTTCACAGGTTGGCGTCACTTCCGTTCTGGCGCTCACCTTCTATCATGATGGGTACATCGTCTGGAGAGTCGCCGAGACCCTGATCGGCGTGCTGATTGCCTTAATCATAAATATGATTATCGTTCCGCCCAAGAGCTTCGTCAAGGTCAAGGACTTGGCACTGAAGGGCAGCCTGACACTGTCTGATGCCTTAACCGGTCTAACTTCCGGGGGACGGGATGCCGCACAGGCGCTGACCGCACTTAAGCTTTCCGGTGAACTGCTGGGCAAGAGTACGCAGCTGCAGAAGGAGCTGCACTTCACGCTCTCCCATTACCAGTGCCGCAAAGAGCTCGGTACGCTGTCACAGGCAACCTCCCATCTTAGCAGGGTGCATTCCTACGTCAAAGGCATTGCCGAGGAGATCTCTCTGCTGCCCGCCCATTATGCCGCAGCCGACTGGATGACAGAGGTGGTAACGGCAACGGCAGACTGCATTGCCTTATACGGCACCCGGACGCTGTCGGATGCGGAATGCGGACGTTCGCTCCCCGAGAGCCTGCGCCGCGCCCGTGATGTGCAGCTGGCCTGGTTCTCTGAGCTGCAGGGCCAATGCCCGCTCGCCGCATTCCGTGATCTTGGCGCGGTGTTCTCGCATCTGAACCGGATTCTTGAAGAGATCGAACGTGCCGATTATGCGGCAATCTCCGCCGCAGCTCAGCCGGCCAAGGCTACACCGGCGCGCGCTATACGCTTCATACAAAAAGGACTCTCCCACAAGCTATAA
- a CDS encoding ABC transporter substrate-binding protein yields the protein MKQLVNTFLAILIVAFGLMFLASRLNSAEGYSGGNTLTIYNWGDYIDPELLEQFQEETGITVIYQTFDSNEAMLTKVEQGGTVFDVVVPSDYAIAKMREENLLLPLDHSKLPNLANIGSKFMDLSFDPGNLYSVPYFWGTVGIIYNPEMTEGIDFSSWNSLWDKRLDNNIFLVDGAREVMGMALNSLHYSVNDRNEEHLQEALAKLNRLSPNVKAIVGDEIKMLLANEEAAVGIVWSGDASEIMDENDKLDYVVPEEGSNIWFDNMVIPRGAANIEGAHEFINFMLRPDVAAQNTEYVGYSTPNVPALDLLPEDISGDERFYPPAEITDRLEVYDNLGKRMLAHYNELFLKFKMNKK from the coding sequence ATGAAACAGCTGGTAAATACGTTTCTGGCGATTCTGATCGTCGCATTCGGGCTGATGTTCCTGGCCTCCCGGCTGAACTCGGCCGAAGGCTATTCCGGCGGCAATACGCTGACGATCTATAACTGGGGCGATTACATCGATCCCGAGCTGCTGGAGCAGTTCCAGGAGGAGACCGGCATTACGGTGATCTACCAGACCTTTGACTCCAATGAGGCGATGCTGACCAAGGTTGAGCAGGGCGGTACGGTCTTCGATGTCGTGGTCCCTTCCGACTATGCGATTGCCAAAATGCGCGAAGAAAACCTGCTGCTGCCGCTGGATCACAGCAAGCTTCCGAATCTGGCCAATATCGGTTCCAAATTCATGGACCTGTCCTTTGATCCCGGCAACCTGTATTCGGTGCCTTATTTCTGGGGGACGGTAGGTATCATCTACAACCCCGAGATGACGGAGGGCATCGATTTCAGCAGTTGGAATTCGTTGTGGGATAAGCGGCTGGACAATAATATCTTCCTGGTCGATGGAGCACGCGAGGTTATGGGCATGGCGCTGAACAGTCTGCACTATTCCGTCAATGACAGGAATGAAGAGCATCTGCAGGAAGCGCTGGCCAAGCTGAACCGGCTGTCGCCGAATGTGAAGGCGATCGTCGGCGACGAGATCAAGATGCTGCTGGCGAACGAAGAGGCAGCTGTCGGAATCGTCTGGTCCGGTGACGCTTCGGAGATTATGGATGAGAACGACAAGCTGGATTACGTTGTGCCGGAGGAAGGCTCGAACATATGGTTCGACAACATGGTCATTCCTCGCGGAGCAGCCAATATCGAAGGCGCCCATGAGTTCATTAACTTCATGCTCCGCCCGGATGTGGCGGCGCAGAATACGGAATACGTCGGCTACTCTACGCCGAACGTTCCTGCCCTGGATCTGCTGCCGGAGGACATCTCCGGCGACGAGCGCTTCTACCCGCCCGCCGAGATCACAGACCGGCTGGAGGTCTACGACAACCTCGGCAAGCGGATGCTTGC
- a CDS encoding ABC transporter permease produces the protein MKSKGKSYYLIPYYLWIALFVIAPVLLVIYYSLFDLDGKLTLDNYVNFFTPVYMRMMMNSFWYAFLITLFSLLVAYPAAYLLTRTKHKQLWLLLIILPTWINLLLKTYAFIGIFGTFGPVNNFFDLVGLGEQQILFTGFSFVFVSVYIFIPFMILPIFSALDEMNLSLVDAARDLGASGWTTFRRVVFPLTISGVRSGCMAVFIPALSLFMITRLIAGNRVITLGTAIEQHFLVTQDWGMGSTVAVFLIAIMALFMILTGSSRKGGRA, from the coding sequence ATGAAGAGTAAGGGCAAGTCGTATTATCTCATCCCGTATTACCTGTGGATCGCGCTGTTTGTCATCGCACCGGTGCTGCTGGTTATCTATTATTCCCTGTTCGATCTGGACGGAAAGCTGACGCTGGATAACTACGTCAATTTCTTCACACCGGTATATATGAGAATGATGATGAATTCCTTCTGGTATGCTTTCCTGATCACGCTGTTCTCACTCTTGGTGGCGTACCCGGCAGCCTATCTGCTGACGCGTACGAAGCATAAGCAGCTGTGGCTGCTGCTGATTATTCTGCCGACATGGATCAATCTGCTGCTGAAGACATATGCCTTCATCGGTATCTTCGGCACCTTCGGCCCGGTCAACAATTTCTTTGATCTGGTGGGGCTCGGGGAGCAGCAGATCCTATTCACAGGCTTCAGCTTTGTGTTTGTATCTGTCTATATTTTCATTCCATTCATGATACTGCCGATCTTCAGTGCACTGGATGAGATGAATCTGTCGCTGGTGGATGCCGCGCGTGATTTGGGCGCCTCCGGCTGGACGACATTCCGGCGGGTTGTATTTCCGCTCACGATCTCCGGGGTCCGCTCTGGCTGCATGGCGGTATTCATTCCCGCGCTGTCGCTGTTTATGATTACGCGTCTGATTGCCGGCAACCGGGTGATTACACTCGGCACCGCCATTGAGCAGCATTTCCTGGTCACACAGGATTGGGGCATGGGCTCCACGGTAGCGGTATTCCTGATCGCCATTATGGCGCTGTTCATGATTCTTACGGGCAGCTCGCGGAAAGGAGGACGCGCGTGA
- a CDS encoding ABC transporter permease: MKNKNGIANIYLVLVFLVLYAPIFYLMYYSFNSGGTMHEFEGFTLDYYREVVADTRLMIIMINTLVIALLSSAIATLIAIIGALAIQHVRSRRAKNTLLSLNNVLIVSPDVIIGASFLILFTIVGIKLGFTSVLLSHVAFSIPIAVIMILPHLQEMSPTLTDAARDLGATRRDVLTKVILPIIKPGIFSGFFMALTYSLDDFAVTFFVTGNGYSTLSVEIYSRARQGVSLSINALSTLIFLFTILLVIGYYYLNQRKSRPAMHIAEQVAEAGVPR, from the coding sequence ATTAAAAATAAAAACGGGATCGCAAATATATATCTGGTGCTGGTCTTCCTGGTTCTGTACGCGCCGATTTTCTATCTGATGTACTACTCGTTCAACAGCGGCGGCACCATGCATGAATTCGAGGGCTTCACGCTGGATTATTACCGCGAAGTCGTGGCCGATACCCGGCTGATGATTATTATGATTAACACACTGGTCATTGCGTTGCTGTCCTCGGCGATTGCAACGCTGATTGCGATCATCGGGGCACTGGCGATTCAGCATGTCCGCAGCCGCCGGGCCAAGAATACGCTGCTCTCGCTGAATAATGTGCTGATTGTCAGCCCGGATGTAATTATCGGAGCCTCATTCCTGATCCTGTTCACGATTGTCGGGATCAAGCTGGGCTTCACCTCCGTTCTGCTCTCGCATGTGGCATTCAGCATTCCGATTGCCGTTATCATGATCCTGCCGCATCTGCAGGAGATGAGTCCGACACTGACCGACGCCGCCCGTGACCTTGGGGCTACCCGCCGCGATGTGCTGACGAAGGTGATTCTGCCGATCATCAAGCCGGGGATCTTCAGCGGATTCTTCATGGCCCTGACCTATTCCCTGGATGATTTCGCAGTAACCTTCTTCGTAACAGGTAACGGATATTCCACACTGTCCGTTGAGATCTATTCCCGGGCGCGCCAAGGGGTCTCATTGTCGATTAACGCACTGTCGACACTGATCTTCCTCTTCACGATCCTGCTGGTAATAGGCTACTACTACCTTAACCAGCGGAAGAGCCGCCCGGCTATGCATATTGCAGAACAGGTAGCAGAAGCGGGGGTGCCTAGATGA
- a CDS encoding ABC transporter permease codes for MTAKLKDSLYPVTFALGFLILWELAVRLLSVPMYLLPSPTQVVSAIDGALWSHTLVTLGESLTGFMLANILGLITAVIFVHSKPIEKGMFPLAIALKTTPLVALAPLLVVWLGTGYTSKVIASMLICFFPILVNSVKGLKAIEYEAWELFSTYKGTKSEIFWKLRLPTSLPYIFSALKISTSLAIVGAIVGEFVGANKGLGYVVLVSSYHMDTPVMFSAIIASALCGLLLFWCIGLLEKKVIFWTRSDDL; via the coding sequence ATGACAGCCAAACTTAAGGACAGCCTGTACCCGGTCACCTTTGCGCTCGGCTTCCTGATCCTGTGGGAGCTGGCCGTACGGCTCCTGTCGGTTCCCATGTATTTGCTGCCTTCCCCAACCCAGGTGGTCTCGGCCATCGACGGTGCGCTGTGGTCCCATACGCTGGTTACCCTGGGCGAATCCCTGACCGGGTTCATGCTCGCTAACATACTGGGCCTGATTACTGCCGTTATTTTTGTTCATTCCAAGCCGATTGAGAAGGGGATGTTCCCGCTCGCCATTGCCCTGAAGACTACACCGCTGGTTGCGCTGGCGCCGCTGCTTGTCGTGTGGCTGGGGACCGGATATACCTCGAAGGTCATCGCTTCGATGCTGATCTGCTTTTTCCCGATACTGGTGAACAGTGTCAAAGGTCTTAAGGCGATTGAATACGAGGCCTGGGAGCTGTTCTCCACCTATAAAGGAACCAAAAGCGAAATCTTCTGGAAGCTGCGGCTGCCAACCAGTCTGCCTTATATCTTCTCCGCACTGAAAATCTCGACCTCGCTTGCCATCGTCGGAGCGATTGTCGGCGAATTTGTCGGGGCCAATAAGGGGCTGGGTTATGTGGTGCTCGTCTCCTCCTATCATATGGACACCCCGGTGATGTTCTCGGCCATTATTGCTTCGGCGCTGTGCGGCCTGCTGCTGTTCTGGTGTATCGGGCTGCTGGAGAAGAAGGTTATTTTCTGGACAAGGAGTGATGATCTGTGA
- the atzF gene encoding allophanate hydrolase: protein MTATTEFPARLTAGWLRGQYLSGALDPEEVVREIIRRAARDKGMNIWIKPPAEAHILPFLERLRGMDPQSHPLWGIPFAVKDNIDVKGLPTTAACPEFAYQPDHDAAVVARLVAAGAIPVGKSNLDQFATGLVGVRSPYGETHNALRPEYISGGSSAGSAVAVARGQAVFSLGTDTAGSGRVPAALNGLVGYKPSLGAWPVRGVVPACASLDCVTVFAHNLEDALAVDRAARGFDEADPWSRSVKLGPAALPAKLLLPEAPPEFYGPHAGEYREAWGRAEAAVQALGLPVERVDCTLFSKAAAILYEGPWVAERWAGLGEFVENHREAVLPVTESILSSGAAGRHTAASLFQAMHLLQRYKREAELLLKDAVLVLPTCGGTWTREQVAGNPVGANSDMGRYTNHCNLLDLSAVAVPAGDAAEGLPFGITMFALADSEHLLAGAGAELLGESGPPEGAADEAASPGMMTLAVCGLHMRGFPLEKQMLEHGARFWQEARTAPCYELVKLQTVPPKPGLLRQAAGGGSVELELWRMPAASLGAFASLIPAPLGLGRVVLEDGREVTGFICEGYAAAGAENITAYGGWRYLPVN from the coding sequence ATGACGGCAACAACTGAATTTCCCGCCAGGCTGACCGCAGGCTGGCTGCGCGGGCAATATTTGAGCGGTGCGCTGGACCCGGAGGAGGTGGTCCGGGAGATCATCCGCCGCGCTGCACGCGACAAGGGAATGAACATCTGGATTAAGCCGCCCGCCGAGGCGCATATCCTTCCCTTTCTTGAGAGGCTCAGAGGGATGGACCCGCAGAGCCATCCGCTGTGGGGAATCCCGTTCGCGGTGAAGGATAACATCGATGTGAAGGGGCTGCCTACAACGGCGGCTTGTCCTGAATTCGCCTATCAGCCGGATCACGATGCGGCGGTAGTCGCGAGGCTGGTCGCTGCGGGTGCGATCCCTGTCGGCAAAAGCAACCTGGACCAGTTCGCCACCGGTCTCGTCGGTGTGCGCAGCCCTTATGGCGAGACGCATAACGCCCTGCGCCCGGAATACATCAGCGGCGGCTCCAGCGCCGGATCAGCCGTGGCCGTCGCCCGCGGCCAGGCCGTGTTCAGCCTGGGCACCGATACCGCCGGCTCGGGCCGCGTGCCTGCCGCGCTGAACGGGCTGGTCGGCTATAAGCCCAGCCTGGGCGCCTGGCCGGTGCGCGGGGTAGTGCCCGCTTGTGCCAGCCTGGACTGCGTCACCGTGTTCGCGCACAATCTGGAGGATGCCCTCGCGGTGGACCGCGCCGCGCGCGGCTTCGATGAAGCTGACCCCTGGTCGCGTTCCGTGAAGCTGGGGCCCGCCGCTCTTCCGGCGAAGCTGCTGCTTCCGGAAGCCCCGCCAGAGTTCTATGGCCCCCATGCCGGAGAATACCGGGAGGCCTGGGGGCGGGCCGAAGCAGCCGTGCAGGCATTGGGGCTGCCGGTTGAACGGGTGGACTGTACGCTGTTCTCCAAAGCGGCAGCTATCTTGTACGAGGGTCCCTGGGTAGCCGAGCGCTGGGCCGGTCTGGGTGAGTTCGTGGAGAATCACCGTGAAGCTGTGCTGCCGGTTACGGAGTCCATCTTGTCTTCCGGGGCGGCCGGGCGCCATACGGCCGCGAGCCTGTTCCAGGCCATGCACTTGCTGCAGCGTTATAAGCGGGAAGCGGAGCTGCTGCTGAAGGATGCCGTGCTGGTGCTCCCGACCTGCGGCGGAACCTGGACCCGGGAGCAGGTTGCTGGTAATCCGGTAGGGGCCAACTCCGATATGGGGCGCTATACCAACCACTGCAACCTGCTTGATCTGTCAGCCGTGGCGGTTCCTGCCGGGGATGCGGCGGAGGGCCTGCCGTTCGGCATCACGATGTTCGCGCTGGCGGACAGCGAGCATCTGCTGGCCGGAGCGGGCGCAGAGCTTCTTGGAGAGAGCGGTCCGCCGGAAGGTGCTGCTGACGAGGCGGCATCTCCCGGTATGATGACACTGGCTGTCTGCGGTCTTCATATGCGCGGCTTCCCGCTGGAGAAGCAGATGCTGGAGCATGGCGCCCGGTTCTGGCAGGAGGCGCGGACGGCCCCGTGCTATGAGCTGGTCAAGCTCCAGACGGTGCCGCCGAAGCCCGGCTTGCTCAGACAAGCGGCAGGCGGAGGCTCTGTCGAGCTGGAGCTGTGGCGGATGCCGGCGGCATCGCTGGGCGCATTCGCGTCGCTCATACCCGCTCCGCTGGGCCTGGGGCGGGTGGTGCTCGAAGACGGCCGGGAAGTGACCGGCTTCATCTGCGAAGGCTATGCCGCCGCCGGAGCCGAGAACATTACGGCGTACGGGGGCTGGAGATATCTTCCTGTGAATTGA
- a CDS encoding cupin domain-containing protein: MHTQETEVLTAADMTWELMPNHIELYHREIVSAEQADRLGIRMSSILWEKLGVGGQVLPHHHDVVEIIHITVGEVKLLCGGEWYSYRAGDTFHVPAGVVHSVANAGDSPSEQISIFVPAEANVPVNHFFGTTLIEDVYSSKLK, encoded by the coding sequence ATGCATACACAGGAAACGGAAGTGCTGACAGCGGCGGACATGACATGGGAGTTGATGCCGAATCATATTGAGCTCTATCACCGGGAGATAGTCTCGGCAGAGCAGGCGGACCGTCTGGGCATCCGGATGAGCTCGATTCTGTGGGAGAAGCTGGGCGTCGGCGGCCAGGTATTACCGCACCATCATGATGTGGTGGAGATTATTCATATCACTGTGGGGGAGGTCAAGCTGCTGTGCGGGGGTGAATGGTACAGCTACCGGGCCGGGGATACCTTCCATGTACCTGCGGGTGTAGTCCACTCCGTTGCGAATGCGGGTGATTCGCCGTCTGAGCAGATCAGTATTTTTGTACCGGCCGAGGCGAATGTACCTGTGAACCATTTTTTTGGCACCACTCTGATCGAGGATGTGTATTCTTCCAAGCTAAAGTAA
- a CDS encoding ABC transporter ATP-binding protein codes for MLAIATPEGTIISFDQVIKQYDDEEAVLKGVSFEIERGKFYTLLGPSGCGKTTILRLIAGFAEPTEGSIYLNGKIINHIPANERQVNTVFQDYALFPHLNVFENVAFGLRIKKLKKDVINQKVQEALRFVNLVGYDQRAINEMSGGQRQRVAIARAIVNEPQVLLLDEPLSALDLKLRTEMQYILREMQQRLGITFIFVTHDQEEALAMSDWIFVMNGGKIEQSGTPNDIYDEPINRFVADFIGESNIVPGVMIEDYVVEFNGHRFECVDAGLKPNESVEIVIRPEDLEIATVEAGKLKVRVDSQLFRGVHYEISCYDGSGHEWLVHSTRKAEVGSEIGLYFDPEAIHVMRFGETEEEFDKRLEAYGEVESHEE; via the coding sequence TTGTTAGCTATAGCTACCCCGGAAGGCACTATTATTTCATTTGATCAGGTTATCAAGCAATATGACGACGAAGAGGCTGTACTCAAAGGCGTGAGCTTCGAAATTGAACGCGGTAAATTCTATACTCTGCTGGGCCCCTCGGGCTGCGGGAAAACGACCATTCTGCGACTCATCGCCGGCTTCGCCGAGCCGACTGAAGGTTCCATTTATCTGAACGGTAAAATCATCAACCACATTCCCGCCAACGAACGGCAGGTTAATACGGTATTCCAGGACTATGCGCTGTTTCCGCACCTGAACGTATTTGAGAATGTGGCTTTCGGACTGCGGATTAAGAAGCTTAAGAAGGATGTCATTAATCAAAAGGTGCAGGAGGCGCTGCGCTTCGTCAATCTGGTCGGCTATGACCAGCGGGCCATTAATGAAATGTCCGGGGGGCAAAGACAGCGGGTCGCGATTGCGCGCGCGATTGTCAACGAGCCGCAGGTTCTGCTGCTGGACGAGCCGTTATCGGCACTGGACCTTAAGCTGCGCACGGAGATGCAGTATATTCTGCGAGAGATGCAGCAGCGGCTGGGCATCACCTTCATTTTCGTTACCCATGACCAGGAAGAGGCGCTGGCGATGTCAGACTGGATCTTCGTCATGAACGGCGGAAAGATTGAGCAGAGCGGTACGCCTAACGATATCTACGATGAGCCGATCAACCGGTTCGTGGCGGATTTCATCGGCGAGTCGAACATCGTGCCGGGCGTAATGATTGAGGACTATGTGGTTGAATTTAACGGCCATCGCTTCGAGTGTGTCGATGCCGGTCTGAAACCGAATGAATCGGTGGAAATTGTGATCCGCCCTGAGGATCTGGAGATTGCCACCGTAGAAGCGGGCAAACTGAAGGTGCGCGTGGATTCCCAGCTGTTCCGCGGTGTGCATTATGAGATCAGCTGTTATGACGGTTCCGGCCACGAATGGCTGGTCCATTCCACCCGCAAGGCGGAGGTAGGCAGCGAAATCGGGCTGTATTTTGATCCGGAGGCGATCCATGTTATGCGCTTCGGTGAAACGGAGGAAGAGTTCGACAAACGTCTGGAGGCTTACGGCGAGGTGGAGAGCCATGAAGAGTAA
- a CDS encoding ring-opening amidohydrolase has product MKCSVIRIPAGAPNDMSGLQAAIEEGLFRPEEVAAVLGKTEGNGCVNDFTRGYAVMALKAFFAGVSQEQRPAEISYVMSGGTEGVLSPHFTVISRSGQAETGVNADGLKSLAVGTARTRIFRPEELGRLSQVDAVADAVARAVLDAGITSEADVHFVQIKCPLLTAEQMYDAHSRQVSLVTEDTYKSMGYSRGASALGAAAALGEVERSALTEADICVNWDKFSAVASTSAGSELAYCEVIVFGNSLSAEGPYHIDHAVMKDAIDGAALQGLLDRYPGEELVQVLAKAEADPDGVIRGRRHIMLDDSDINHTRHARAVVGGVLAYVGGDPMIYVSGGGEHQGPKGGGPVAAVFRRR; this is encoded by the coding sequence ATGAAATGCTCGGTGATCAGAATCCCTGCAGGTGCACCGAATGACATGTCCGGCTTGCAGGCGGCGATAGAAGAGGGGCTGTTCCGGCCCGAAGAGGTTGCAGCTGTACTGGGAAAGACCGAGGGAAACGGCTGTGTCAATGATTTCACGCGGGGCTATGCCGTTATGGCGCTGAAGGCATTCTTCGCCGGGGTGTCCCAGGAACAGCGGCCTGCAGAAATATCCTATGTAATGTCCGGAGGGACGGAAGGTGTGCTCAGCCCGCATTTCACGGTAATTAGCCGCAGCGGCCAGGCAGAGACGGGCGTAAATGCTGACGGTCTAAAGTCACTTGCGGTCGGTACTGCCAGAACACGGATCTTCCGGCCGGAGGAGCTGGGCCGGCTCAGCCAGGTGGACGCTGTGGCGGATGCCGTGGCCCGGGCGGTCCTGGATGCCGGAATTACCTCGGAAGCGGATGTGCATTTTGTGCAGATTAAATGCCCGCTGCTCACTGCAGAGCAGATGTATGACGCACACAGCCGTCAGGTATCGCTCGTTACAGAGGATACCTATAAATCCATGGGATATTCCAGGGGTGCCTCCGCACTGGGGGCTGCTGCCGCGCTCGGTGAAGTGGAGCGTTCAGCCTTAACGGAAGCAGATATATGCGTGAACTGGGATAAATTCAGCGCTGTGGCGTCTACTTCAGCCGGAAGTGAGCTTGCCTACTGCGAAGTGATTGTGTTCGGCAATTCGCTGTCTGCGGAAGGCCCGTATCACATCGACCATGCAGTCATGAAGGATGCTATTGACGGCGCAGCGCTGCAGGGCCTGCTGGACCGGTATCCCGGTGAGGAGCTGGTGCAGGTGCTGGCCAAAGCTGAGGCTGATCCGGACGGGGTCATCCGCGGACGGCGCCATATCATGCTGGATGATTCGGATATCAATCATACCCGGCATGCGCGGGCCGTGGTCGGCGGTGTACTGGCCTATGTCGGCGGCGATCCGATGATCTACGTATCCGGCGGAGGCGAGCACCAGGGGCCAAAAGGCGGAGGGCCGGTAGCGGCTGTATTCCGCCGCAGATAG